One genomic region from Leptospira montravelensis encodes:
- a CDS encoding SDR family oxidoreductase: MEKIAIVTGGSSDIGVAIVKKLIEEGNKVYSQYNSNPINLENPNLFQVKSDFLKFEEVDSLINYVLKNESKVDYLVNAAGTIEEQNFLICSPEKVENLFQVNLFSHIYLMQKIFPMMLENKFGRIISLSSIGVKYSGSTNSTYYSASKSALESVTKSYAKFGAESNVLCNNIRVGVVDTKIHKNKDLSARTQLIPVKRLGRPEDIAGIVLFLCSEKGDFITGQDIAISGGE, from the coding sequence ATGGAAAAAATTGCAATTGTTACCGGAGGTAGTTCTGACATTGGAGTTGCAATTGTTAAAAAATTAATCGAAGAGGGGAATAAAGTTTATTCTCAATATAATTCAAACCCGATCAATTTAGAAAATCCAAATCTATTTCAAGTTAAATCTGATTTTCTAAAGTTCGAAGAAGTTGATAGTCTTATTAATTATGTTTTGAAAAATGAATCGAAAGTAGATTATCTTGTAAATGCTGCAGGAACTATTGAAGAGCAAAATTTCCTTATATGTAGCCCTGAAAAAGTTGAAAATTTATTTCAGGTAAATCTCTTCTCGCATATTTATCTAATGCAAAAAATATTTCCTATGATGTTGGAAAATAAGTTTGGTAGAATTATTTCGCTAAGCAGTATCGGAGTGAAGTATAGCGGATCAACTAACTCTACTTATTATAGCGCATCGAAAAGTGCCTTGGAATCTGTTACAAAATCTTATGCAAAATTTGGTGCCGAATCGAATGTCCTTTGCAATAATATCAGAGTTGGTGTAGTAGATACCAAGATACATAAGAATAAAGATCTTTCTGCTCGCACCCAATTGATTCCTGTAAAAAGATTAGGCAGGCCTGAGGACATAGCTGGAATCGTTTTGTTTTTATGTTCGGAAAAAGGTGATTTTATCACTGGGCAGGATATTGCTATTAGCGGAGGTGAATGA
- a CDS encoding dTDP-4-dehydrorhamnose 3,5-epimerase: protein MTSKDILVTPLKEIETPGGNVLHAIKSVESTFKGLGEVYFSWIEFNFIKAWKRHNRMFMNLVVPVGNVKFVFFNESTNEFRVETIGEKNYCRISVPPGIWFGFQGIDSPKSLVVNISDILHEPTESDRLDLKSINYNWESF from the coding sequence ATGACTAGTAAAGACATTCTTGTAACTCCATTAAAGGAGATAGAGACGCCGGGCGGAAATGTATTACATGCTATTAAATCTGTGGAATCAACTTTTAAGGGTTTAGGGGAAGTATACTTTTCTTGGATCGAATTTAATTTTATAAAGGCTTGGAAAAGACATAATCGAATGTTTATGAATTTAGTGGTTCCTGTGGGAAATGTGAAGTTTGTTTTTTTTAACGAATCAACAAATGAATTTCGAGTAGAAACTATCGGCGAGAAAAACTATTGCCGTATCTCTGTTCCACCTGGCATTTGGTTTGGGTTTCAAGGGATAGATTCACCAAAAAGTTTAGTGGTAAACATTTCCGACATTCTTCATGAACCTACCGAGTCTGACAGGTTAGATTTAAAAAGTATCAACTATAATTGGGAGTCTTTTTGA
- a CDS encoding radical SAM/SPASM domain-containing protein has protein sequence MKEIDPKVYKKHHSFQDFKSHKTGIIEYQKGRAVRVLNEWSMGTLVTTHPIHLKENFKETLTQVLADLTSTSEEVLFKITPFIAEEMYTYNDEELLRFFYHRYRYDVFPQLEKLDEYPPYLQIEPSSICNYRCVFCYQTDTNFFKKTTPGMGQMSLELFKEIVDQASNNIEFLSLASRGEPLLAKEIEGMLVYAKGKFLNLKVNTNASLLTESKVHALLAGGVKTVVFSADAAEEPLYSQLRVNGKLDKVLKNIEMFQNIRQKEYSSVPIITRVSGVKVTEKQDMDSMEKVWGNLVDQVAFVNYNPWENIYEAKPNGQTKVCSDLFRRMFIWQDGLTNPCDSDYRSTLQMGKFPENSISELWRMERYEGLRAAHKSGNRQIVNPCKGCAVV, from the coding sequence ATGAAAGAGATTGATCCAAAAGTTTATAAGAAACATCACAGTTTTCAAGATTTTAAAAGCCATAAAACTGGAATTATCGAATACCAAAAAGGTAGAGCCGTTCGTGTTTTAAATGAATGGTCTATGGGAACTCTTGTTACCACCCATCCTATTCACCTTAAAGAAAATTTTAAAGAAACCCTAACGCAAGTTTTAGCAGATTTAACATCTACTTCAGAAGAGGTTTTATTTAAAATCACTCCGTTTATTGCAGAGGAGATGTATACATATAACGACGAAGAACTTCTTCGTTTCTTTTATCATAGATACAGATATGATGTATTTCCCCAGTTAGAGAAGTTAGACGAGTATCCTCCCTATTTACAAATTGAACCATCTTCCATTTGTAATTATCGTTGTGTGTTCTGTTATCAAACAGATACAAACTTCTTTAAAAAAACAACGCCTGGTATGGGCCAGATGAGTTTGGAGCTTTTCAAAGAGATAGTTGACCAAGCTTCAAATAATATTGAATTTCTTTCGCTTGCTTCTAGAGGAGAACCGTTACTTGCAAAAGAGATTGAAGGGATGTTAGTTTATGCGAAAGGCAAATTTTTAAACCTAAAGGTGAATACTAATGCCTCTTTGTTAACAGAATCTAAAGTTCATGCCCTTCTTGCTGGAGGTGTAAAAACGGTAGTATTTTCTGCTGACGCAGCGGAAGAGCCTCTATATAGTCAGTTGCGAGTTAATGGGAAACTAGATAAGGTTCTGAAAAATATAGAAATGTTTCAGAATATTAGGCAAAAGGAATATTCATCTGTTCCCATCATAACACGAGTATCTGGAGTAAAGGTAACTGAGAAACAGGATATGGATTCTATGGAGAAAGTTTGGGGAAACCTTGTGGACCAAGTAGCGTTTGTTAACTACAACCCTTGGGAAAATATTTATGAGGCAAAACCCAACGGTCAAACGAAAGTTTGTTCTGATTTGTTTCGTAGAATGTTTATTTGGCAAGATGGATTAACGAATCCATGTGATAGTGATTACAGGTCCACTTTACAAATGGGAAAATTTCCTGAAAATTCCATTTCGGAATTATGGAGAATGGAAAGATACGAAGGTTTACGTGCCGCACACAAATCGGGTAATAGGCAAATTGTTAATCCATGTAAAGGATGTGCGGTAGTTTAA
- the rfbF gene encoding glucose-1-phosphate cytidylyltransferase, whose product MKAIILAGGFGTRLSEYTDVIPKPMVPIGGKPILWHIMNHFARFNHNDFYIALGYKAEVVKEYFLNYRSLNSDFSVNLETGKITHYNSPKVDWNVTLVNTGANTMTGGRLLRMKEIIGNETFLLTYGDGLSNVDIDKLIQFHKSHKKMITVTAVHPGARFGELEIETGRVISFQEKPQTTQGWINGGFFVIEPSFFDLLENDQTILEKSPLETASKNGELMAYQHEGFWQCMDTKRDKDHLEELFQSGRAPWLN is encoded by the coding sequence ATGAAAGCAATCATTTTGGCAGGTGGGTTTGGGACTAGGCTTTCCGAATACACCGATGTAATTCCGAAACCAATGGTTCCCATTGGTGGAAAGCCAATCCTATGGCATATCATGAATCACTTCGCAAGGTTTAATCACAATGATTTTTACATTGCTCTTGGTTACAAAGCAGAAGTTGTGAAAGAGTATTTTTTAAACTACCGATCTTTAAATTCTGATTTTTCTGTGAATTTAGAAACAGGTAAAATCACCCATTATAATTCTCCTAAAGTAGATTGGAACGTTACCTTAGTCAATACAGGAGCTAACACCATGACAGGTGGTCGACTTCTGCGAATGAAGGAAATTATTGGAAACGAGACCTTCTTACTCACCTATGGTGATGGACTATCGAATGTTGATATTGATAAATTAATTCAATTTCATAAATCTCATAAAAAAATGATTACAGTGACTGCTGTGCATCCAGGTGCAAGGTTTGGTGAATTGGAAATCGAAACAGGTAGAGTGATTAGCTTTCAAGAAAAACCTCAAACTACTCAAGGATGGATTAATGGTGGTTTTTTTGTGATTGAACCTAGTTTTTTTGATCTTCTCGAAAACGACCAAACAATACTTGAAAAGTCTCCACTGGAAACAGCTTCTAAAAATGGCGAACTTATGGCATACCAACATGAAGGTTTTTGGCAATGTATGGATACTAAGAGGGACAAAGATCATCTTGAAGAATTATTTCAATCCGGAAGGGCTCCCTGGCTAAATTAA
- the rfbG gene encoding CDP-glucose 4,6-dehydratase, whose protein sequence is MSISKHYKNKKVLITGHTGFKGAWLTAWLKMMGAEICGISLDPLTSPNHFEVANLKAGIIDHRIDIRDRSFLEKAILDFQPDYVFHLAAQALVRKSYNDPLDTWNTNVMGTLHVLEALRKLDKPCSAVLITSDKCYDNVEWIWGYRENDALGGPDPYSASKGAAELAIKSHIKSYFPKDTSKVRIASARAGNVIGGGDWSEDRIVPDCVKAWADHETVELRNPMATRPWQHVLEPLSGYLTLGVHLYQNKDLHGEPFNFGPLANQNHSVLELVKQMSIHWNQVKWKDISGETKGPYESGLLKLNCDKALAHLKWVAVMGFEETVQFTSEWYNAYYSNPSEIQKMTDKQIGQYQEKAKSKGLAWAND, encoded by the coding sequence ATGAGCATTTCAAAACATTATAAAAACAAAAAAGTTTTAATCACTGGCCATACAGGATTTAAAGGTGCTTGGCTTACTGCATGGCTTAAAATGATGGGAGCTGAAATTTGTGGGATTTCATTAGATCCCTTAACTAGCCCGAATCATTTTGAAGTAGCCAACCTAAAGGCGGGTATCATTGATCATAGAATTGACATTCGAGACCGTTCCTTTTTAGAAAAGGCAATTCTTGATTTCCAACCTGATTATGTTTTTCACCTCGCAGCACAAGCCCTTGTTCGAAAATCCTATAATGATCCTTTGGACACTTGGAATACCAATGTTATGGGAACTTTGCATGTATTGGAAGCACTAAGAAAATTAGACAAACCTTGTTCTGCAGTTCTTATCACAAGTGACAAATGTTACGATAATGTTGAATGGATTTGGGGTTACCGTGAGAATGATGCCTTGGGAGGACCTGATCCTTATAGTGCCTCCAAAGGTGCGGCAGAACTTGCTATCAAATCACATATAAAGTCTTACTTCCCCAAGGATACGAGTAAGGTGAGAATTGCCTCTGCTAGAGCAGGAAATGTAATTGGTGGTGGTGATTGGTCTGAAGACCGTATCGTACCTGATTGTGTGAAAGCCTGGGCAGACCATGAAACGGTTGAACTTAGAAATCCAATGGCTACTAGGCCTTGGCAACATGTACTAGAGCCTTTGAGTGGATATCTTACTTTAGGTGTTCATTTATACCAAAATAAAGATCTACACGGTGAACCTTTTAATTTTGGACCTTTAGCAAACCAAAACCATAGTGTTCTGGAGCTGGTTAAACAAATGTCTATACATTGGAATCAAGTAAAATGGAAAGATATATCTGGGGAAACAAAAGGTCCCTATGAGTCAGGTTTATTAAAGTTAAACTGTGATAAGGCGCTTGCTCATTTAAAATGGGTGGCAGTTATGGGATTTGAAGAAACAGTGCAGTTTACTTCTGAATGGTATAACGCATATTATAGTAATCCATCGGAAATTCAAAAAATGACAGATAAACAAATTGGACAATACCAAGAAAAAGCAAAGTCCAAAGGTTTGGCTTGGGCAAATGACTAG
- a CDS encoding NAD-dependent epimerase/dehydratase family protein codes for MGGTGFIGSHIVQKGIDSGLEVTSLSIKKNPNTDKIISIQADLSDRTSLQTVLSKEKYDYVIHCGGYIDHTLFQNGGQKVISDHLTSLFDLVSVLDRSNLKKFLYLGSSDEYGNSPSPQKETFRENPISPYSFAKASASHFLQMLWRTEKFPASVARLFLTYGPGQDDKRFLPQIIKGCLNDSVFPSSLGEQNRDFCYISDTVEGCFKILETNDANGEIFNIASGEKITIRQIIEKVVSIIGKGKPDFGKVPYRIGENMSLVADISKAKRMLHWNPNTNLDLGLKKTIEYYQ; via the coding sequence ATTGGGGGAACCGGTTTTATTGGGTCTCATATAGTTCAAAAAGGGATTGATAGTGGACTTGAGGTTACTTCCCTTTCAATAAAGAAAAACCCAAATACTGATAAGATAATTTCGATACAAGCGGATCTATCGGATCGTACATCGCTACAGACTGTCCTATCTAAGGAAAAGTATGACTATGTGATTCATTGCGGTGGTTACATCGACCATACATTGTTTCAAAATGGTGGTCAAAAAGTAATTTCCGATCACTTAACTTCTCTTTTCGATTTAGTTTCCGTTCTAGATAGATCAAACTTAAAAAAGTTTTTATATCTGGGAAGTAGTGATGAGTATGGTAATTCTCCTTCGCCTCAAAAGGAAACCTTTCGTGAAAATCCAATTTCGCCATATTCCTTTGCCAAAGCTTCCGCTTCTCATTTTTTACAAATGCTTTGGAGAACTGAAAAATTTCCAGCTTCGGTTGCTAGATTGTTTTTAACTTATGGTCCAGGGCAAGATGATAAAAGGTTTTTACCACAAATCATCAAAGGTTGTTTAAATGATTCTGTGTTTCCGTCCTCTCTTGGGGAACAAAATAGAGACTTTTGTTATATCAGTGATACTGTGGAAGGATGTTTTAAAATATTAGAAACAAATGATGCCAATGGTGAAATTTTTAATATTGCTTCTGGTGAAAAAATAACGATACGGCAAATCATTGAAAAAGTAGTATCGATCATCGGAAAAGGTAAACCTGATTTTGGAAAAGTTCCTTACCGCATTGGTGAAAATATGTCTTTGGTAGCAGACATTTCAAAAGCAAAGCGAATGCTTCATTGGAATCCTAATACAAATCTAGACCTGGGTCT
- a CDS encoding cytidylyltransferase domain-containing protein → MIVALLLGRKGSIGFPGKNTFPIMGKPLAWYPMNIAKRTREIDKVYLSTDDPELKSLAIAEGVEVIDRPPHLATKEALGEHAYQHGFSVIQERNPGETIELVVLLFCNAATLTSDTISNGIKQLRENKDADSAVTVSKYNMWSPLRARKKDSDGFLQPFVPFETFGDPKTLNCDRDSQGDVLFADMGVSIVRPNNLLHLEEGMLPQKWMGQKILPLYQEAGCDVDYEWQIPVVEWWLKKYGEFR, encoded by the coding sequence ATGATAGTAGCACTCCTTCTGGGAAGAAAAGGTAGTATTGGTTTTCCAGGCAAAAACACATTCCCAATTATGGGAAAACCATTGGCCTGGTATCCAATGAATATTGCAAAACGAACAAGAGAGATTGACAAAGTTTATCTTTCTACTGATGACCCTGAGCTAAAGAGTTTGGCAATCGCAGAAGGTGTTGAGGTAATTGATCGTCCTCCCCATCTGGCCACCAAGGAAGCGTTAGGTGAACATGCGTATCAACATGGTTTTTCAGTGATTCAGGAAAGAAATCCAGGAGAGACCATTGAATTAGTGGTATTACTTTTTTGTAATGCAGCGACTCTAACATCTGATACAATTTCCAATGGTATCAAACAACTAAGAGAAAATAAAGACGCAGATTCTGCAGTGACTGTATCCAAATACAATATGTGGTCACCTCTTAGGGCGCGGAAAAAAGATTCCGATGGTTTTCTTCAGCCCTTTGTTCCTTTTGAAACTTTTGGGGATCCTAAAACATTAAATTGTGATCGGGATTCGCAAGGTGATGTTTTATTTGCCGATATGGGTGTGTCCATAGTACGTCCGAACAACTTACTTCATTTGGAAGAGGGAATGCTACCTCAAAAATGGATGGGACAGAAAATTTTGCCTCTTTATCAAGAAGCCGGCTGTGATGTTGACTATGAATGGCAAATCCCGGTGGTTGAGTGGTGGTTAAAAAAATACGGTGAGTTTAGGTAA